One region of Niallia sp. Man26 genomic DNA includes:
- a CDS encoding glycoside hydrolase domain-containing protein encodes MNWKRYLIITASALLILLMGIGAFIYENSNSAAVADSSETKANNSSATESEQQNEAESSSSLSVSNNIENNVSGQAKAEIESSIQNEVENKDANIKNNITNSISDEAEVKLTNKLESLLNGSLTGTLNNTINNEVNSTGPTTIENNLINNIQLHVNVEVTNGITTSGKETNAENDSKENNDNENAGSEEESANNNASSSKEKPAYIWGIDSASASTDEFYACVNENFGNPKVVARYLGHNEGVSAGLTNEQIDLIHEKDADVLLIHNGFTDATGYDNGVNEAKEAIDLANELGTPDGVAIFADIEPTYPVDAAFIEGWYDEITASNFEPAIYGVFDNGSDLVDSFNEAAQNKQEVKDDTFIWSASPSIGITTEQEAPDFDVDAPEGSLAYGWQYGINAETCNIDTNLFDSKLTEVLWSA; translated from the coding sequence ATGAATTGGAAAAGATATTTAATCATTACAGCTTCAGCTTTATTGATTTTGTTAATGGGCATCGGTGCATTTATATATGAAAATTCTAATAGTGCTGCAGTGGCTGATAGCTCTGAAACAAAGGCTAATAATAGCTCTGCAACTGAGTCAGAGCAACAAAACGAAGCAGAAAGCAGCTCTAGTCTTTCAGTTTCTAATAATATTGAAAACAATGTAAGCGGCCAAGCTAAAGCGGAAATTGAGAGTTCGATTCAGAATGAAGTGGAAAATAAAGACGCAAATATTAAAAACAATATAACTAACTCTATCAGCGATGAAGCAGAAGTGAAACTGACAAATAAACTGGAGAGTCTCTTAAACGGCAGTTTAACAGGTACTTTAAATAATACAATCAACAATGAGGTAAACAGTACTGGGCCAACAACCATTGAAAATAATCTGATAAACAATATTCAGCTTCATGTTAATGTCGAAGTTACAAATGGTATTACAACATCAGGCAAAGAGACAAACGCAGAAAACGACAGCAAGGAGAATAACGATAACGAAAATGCAGGAAGCGAGGAAGAATCAGCTAATAATAATGCAAGTTCTTCAAAGGAAAAACCTGCCTATATTTGGGGCATAGACTCTGCCAGTGCATCTACAGATGAATTCTATGCTTGTGTGAATGAGAACTTCGGTAATCCTAAAGTGGTAGCCCGCTATTTGGGCCACAATGAAGGTGTTTCTGCTGGTTTAACAAATGAGCAAATCGACTTAATTCATGAAAAGGATGCAGACGTTTTGCTTATACACAACGGCTTTACTGATGCAACAGGATATGATAATGGAGTCAATGAAGCGAAGGAAGCGATTGATCTTGCAAATGAATTAGGAACACCAGATGGAGTAGCAATATTTGCAGATATTGAACCGACTTACCCAGTCGATGCTGCCTTTATTGAAGGGTGGTATGATGAAATAACTGCTTCTAATTTCGAGCCAGCCATATATGGCGTGTTTGACAATGGCAGTGATTTAGTAGATTCCTTCAACGAAGCTGCTCAAAATAAACAAGAAGTAAAGGATGATACCTTTATTTGGTCAGCATCGCCAAGCATCGGTATCACCACAGAACAAGAAGCACCTGATTTTGATGTCGACGCACCTGAAGGATCGTTGGCATACGGCTGGCAGTATGGAATAAATGCTGAAACCTGTAATATTGACACAAACCTGTTTGACAGCAAATTAACAGAAGTATTGTGGAGCGCATAA
- a CDS encoding N-acetylmuramoyl-L-alanine amidase yields the protein MTKIFIDPGHGGSDPGAVGNGLQEKDLTLKIAKKIQALLKDYEDVEVKMSRTTDKFLSLDQRTDAANSWNADFFLSVHINAGGGTGYEDYRYNTLAISSRTGKVHAAIHNAIMDELESYNVVDRGTKASDLHVLRESDMAAILTESLFIDTRKDANLLKNDDFLDAVALGHVKGLERAFNLKKKAASTTYKIKAGDTFWDIEERLNIKHGTLKNLNPNVNATELKVGQSIRIK from the coding sequence ATGACAAAAATATTTATTGATCCAGGGCATGGCGGATCTGATCCTGGTGCCGTCGGTAATGGGCTGCAGGAAAAGGACTTAACGTTAAAGATTGCTAAAAAGATACAAGCTTTGTTGAAGGACTACGAAGATGTTGAGGTGAAAATGAGCCGCACAACAGACAAATTTTTGAGTCTTGATCAGCGGACAGATGCTGCTAACAGCTGGAATGCTGACTTTTTTCTGTCTGTGCATATCAATGCGGGCGGCGGAACAGGCTATGAAGATTACCGCTACAACACACTTGCAATCTCAAGCAGAACCGGTAAGGTTCATGCAGCCATTCATAATGCAATCATGGATGAACTTGAATCTTATAATGTAGTCGACAGGGGGACAAAAGCATCCGATCTGCATGTATTGAGAGAATCTGATATGGCTGCAATTTTGACAGAAAGCTTATTCATCGACACTCGCAAGGATGCTAACCTTTTAAAGAATGATGACTTCCTTGATGCAGTTGCATTAGGACATGTTAAAGGGCTTGAGCGAGCCTTTAACTTAAAGAAAAAAGCCGCTTCCACAACGTATAAAATTAAAGCAGGAGACACGTTTTGGGATATAGAAGAACGTTTAAATATCAAGCATGGAACATTAAAAAATCTTAATCCTAATGTTAATGCGACTGAACTGAAGGTTGGTCAAAGTATCCGTATTAAATAA
- a CDS encoding Fur-regulated basic protein FbpA — protein MGFDNAQYSDEKDLLIEKLIALGIYKKESLHLFELSVSELEEVYEKAACDNQC, from the coding sequence ATGGGGTTTGACAACGCTCAATATAGTGACGAAAAAGACTTGCTGATTGAAAAGCTGATTGCACTCGGTATATATAAGAAGGAATCACTGCACCTTTTTGAATTATCGGTCTCAGAGCTAGAAGAAGTGTATGAGAAAGCAGCTTGTGACAATCAGTGTTAA
- a CDS encoding Parvovirus coat protein VP1-like protein: protein MEGEKMKRNKRSRGFCLPGGYRYCGPGCSGPGAPINYVDSCCKKHDDCVARYGSSCRCDELLIECVQRKTNERTHEGSTARLISGFMKLRTDLNCAKPRRTQRRR, encoded by the coding sequence ATGGAAGGTGAAAAGATGAAAAGAAATAAAAGGAGCAGGGGATTTTGCCTGCCAGGCGGTTATCGATACTGTGGCCCAGGCTGCAGCGGCCCAGGAGCGCCAATCAACTACGTAGATTCATGCTGTAAAAAACATGATGATTGTGTAGCAAGATACGGCTCAAGCTGCAGATGTGACGAGCTGTTAATTGAATGCGTGCAAAGAAAAACGAATGAAAGAACACACGAAGGAAGCACTGCCAGACTTATCTCCGGCTTCATGAAACTGCGCACTGATTTGAATTGTGCAAAGCCAAGACGGACACAACGCCGAAGATAA
- a CDS encoding endolytic transglycosylase MltG, with product MKPSTISSFAAGLLLAAAISSVAYYVTKEDTPKAAEPATTAVTEDTNTEAVKTPTVEEMEELLASSGYVVQTKEEAEKTETQWQEKVDAAKKSASEDTESNGDVVYRTSIYVSNGMTSIDVGNALKDADIIKMSGFEFSKEVEKKGVEKYLKPGSYKIDSSMSTNKIISTIFQKQ from the coding sequence ATGAAGCCTAGTACCATAAGCAGTTTTGCAGCAGGTTTACTTTTAGCGGCAGCCATTAGCAGTGTTGCCTATTATGTGACTAAGGAAGATACACCAAAAGCAGCAGAACCTGCAACAACTGCTGTGACAGAGGATACAAATACAGAAGCGGTTAAAACACCGACTGTTGAAGAGATGGAAGAACTACTCGCTTCTTCCGGCTATGTTGTACAAACAAAAGAAGAAGCTGAAAAGACAGAAACGCAATGGCAGGAAAAAGTCGATGCTGCTAAAAAATCAGCAAGTGAAGATACAGAGAGCAATGGTGATGTTGTCTATCGCACTAGCATTTATGTATCAAACGGGATGACAAGTATTGATGTTGGAAACGCCTTGAAAGATGCTGATATCATTAAAATGAGCGGCTTCGAATTTTCTAAAGAAGTAGAAAAAAAAGGTGTCGAAAAATACTTGAAGCCTGGCTCATATAAAATCGACAGCTCCATGTCTACAAATAAAATTATATCTACTATTTTCCAAAAACAATAA
- a CDS encoding DUF2809 domain-containing protein: protein MNRLAKYITAILICILIGLSSRYTAFYPQVIQSHLGDVIWASMIYFGLRLFVKKNHYLFSILLALLFCWLIEFSQLYQGDWLVEIRNTLLGGLILGKGFLWIDLLRYTVGVALAYWVDRNLLHKQAA from the coding sequence ATGAACAGGCTGGCAAAATATATAACAGCAATCCTAATATGCATATTGATCGGATTATCTTCCAGATATACAGCCTTTTATCCGCAAGTGATTCAATCCCATCTTGGTGATGTAATCTGGGCTAGTATGATTTATTTTGGTTTAAGGCTCTTTGTTAAGAAAAATCATTATCTATTTTCCATCCTGCTCGCACTGTTATTTTGCTGGCTGATTGAATTTAGTCAATTATATCAAGGAGATTGGCTGGTTGAAATCCGTAATACATTGCTTGGTGGACTTATCCTTGGCAAGGGTTTTCTGTGGATTGATTTACTTCGTTACACAGTCGGAGTAGCACTGGCATATTGGGTAGATCGGAATCTTTTGCATAAGCAAGCTGCCTAG
- the htpG gene encoding molecular chaperone HtpG, whose protein sequence is MVETKEFKAESKRLLEMMINSIYSQREVFLRELISNASDAIDKIYYRALSDEAITFHKEDYYIKIKADKQNRTLTITDTGIGMTKEELENNLGTIAKSGSLAFKNANELKDGHDIIGQFGVGFYAAFMVADVVTVTSKSLDSDTAYKWQSKGADGYTIEETAKEQVGTEIVLSLKENSEDDQYDEFLEDYRLKQIIKKYSDFIRYPIKMDVTTSAPKEGTEDEFDEFVEEQTINSMVPIWRKNKSELTDEDYQRFYEDKRYGFDEPLSHLHVSVDGSIRYNAILYIPEKTPFDYYSKEYEKGLELYSNGVLIMEKCADLLPDYFSFVKGLVDSEDLSLNISREMLQHDRQLKKIEKNITKKIKSQLKALLKDEREQYEAFFESFGRQLKYGVYSDFGANKEMLQDLLLFYSSTEKKLVSLDEYLSRMPEEQKYIYYATGDSIDRISKLPQTEAVAEKGYEILYFTDDIDEFSIKMLRVFNDKEFKSVSASDLGIDEDNKDTADAEEENKPLLDFMKEALSGKVKDVKISTRLKSHPVCLSTSGELTIEMEKVLNLMPDSQGVQAEKVLEINKNHTVFQSLKTALEADKEKLSLYTNLLYNQALLIEGLPIEDPVDFTNNICKIMD, encoded by the coding sequence ATGGTCGAAACAAAAGAATTTAAAGCCGAATCGAAAAGGCTGCTCGAAATGATGATTAACTCTATCTACTCACAAAGAGAGGTTTTCTTAAGAGAGCTGATTTCCAATGCCAGTGATGCAATTGATAAAATCTATTACAGAGCATTGTCAGATGAAGCCATTACCTTCCATAAAGAAGATTATTATATAAAGATAAAAGCAGATAAGCAAAATCGGACATTGACGATTACGGATACAGGCATCGGGATGACGAAGGAAGAATTGGAGAATAACTTAGGAACAATTGCTAAAAGCGGTTCTCTGGCCTTTAAAAATGCAAATGAGCTGAAAGACGGCCATGATATTATCGGCCAATTTGGAGTAGGTTTTTATGCGGCGTTTATGGTAGCAGATGTTGTCACAGTTACATCAAAATCCCTTGACAGTGACACTGCCTACAAGTGGCAATCAAAGGGAGCGGATGGCTACACAATCGAGGAAACGGCAAAAGAACAGGTTGGAACGGAAATTGTCTTATCATTGAAGGAAAACAGTGAAGATGACCAATACGACGAATTTTTAGAAGATTACCGTTTAAAGCAAATCATCAAAAAATATTCAGACTTTATCCGCTATCCAATAAAAATGGATGTGACTACATCTGCTCCAAAAGAAGGAACAGAGGATGAGTTCGATGAGTTTGTCGAAGAGCAAACTATCAACAGCATGGTGCCAATTTGGAGAAAAAACAAAAGTGAGCTTACAGACGAGGATTACCAGCGTTTCTATGAGGACAAACGTTATGGTTTTGACGAGCCTTTGTCACATCTGCATGTAAGTGTAGATGGATCGATTCGCTATAATGCTATTTTGTATATTCCAGAAAAGACTCCGTTTGACTATTACTCTAAAGAGTACGAAAAAGGACTTGAACTATATTCCAATGGCGTCTTAATCATGGAGAAGTGTGCCGATCTGCTCCCTGATTATTTCAGCTTTGTGAAAGGACTCGTAGATTCTGAGGATTTATCCTTGAATATATCACGAGAAATGCTGCAGCATGACAGACAGCTGAAAAAAATCGAAAAAAATATTACTAAAAAAATTAAAAGTCAATTAAAAGCGCTGCTAAAGGATGAGAGAGAACAATACGAAGCATTTTTCGAATCATTCGGAAGACAGCTTAAATATGGCGTGTACAGTGACTTTGGTGCCAACAAAGAAATGCTGCAGGATTTACTGCTGTTCTATTCTTCCACAGAGAAGAAGCTCGTATCCTTAGATGAATATCTATCGAGAATGCCAGAGGAGCAAAAATACATTTACTATGCAACGGGAGATTCTATCGACAGAATAAGCAAGCTTCCACAAACAGAAGCAGTAGCGGAAAAAGGCTATGAAATACTTTACTTCACAGATGATATTGATGAATTTTCCATCAAGATGCTGCGTGTTTTTAATGACAAAGAATTTAAATCCGTTTCTGCAAGTGATCTTGGGATTGATGAGGATAATAAAGACACAGCAGATGCTGAGGAAGAAAACAAACCATTGTTAGACTTTATGAAGGAAGCTCTTAGCGGCAAGGTCAAGGATGTTAAAATATCTACACGCCTTAAGTCTCATCCAGTCTGTTTATCAACAAGCGGCGAATTGACGATTGAAATGGAAAAGGTTCTTAACTTGATGCCTGACAGCCAAGGCGTCCAGGCAGAAAAGGTGCTTGAAATTAACAAGAACCACACTGTCTTTCAATCATTAAAAACAGCGTTAGAAGCAGATAAAGAGAAGCTTAGCCTTTATACGAATCTGCTGTATAATCAAGCATTGCTGATTGAAGGACTTCCAATTGAAGACCCAGTTGACTTCACTAATAATATTTGCAAAATCATGGATTAA
- a CDS encoding EAL domain-containing protein yields the protein MVCDVCKPSTKGYSVFFPDAHSMNVLLKYLKGSSPDAFKIVNTCTVWLLEPVFFSFVDYAAVHLGEYGITAAEADIWNPDKNKSRKKPIHLFTEEREAAWIDQVIEENRIITHYQPIVRIEDSKPIIYGHELLSRGLDEYGAIIPPNKLFEAASLRNRVFSLDRACRLQSVRNAGVVKDKLVFINFIPTAIYVPEHCLASTFALIKELGVKPSQVVFEVVETDDVQNLDHLKSILAYYRKHGFKYALDDVGTGYNQIDKLEKMEPDVVKLAIEYVNGVSKDSQKQQLAQEVLIRSKRIGALALAEGVEHMEDFHFLQEMGYDLFQGYLFSKPAQKPMSDTELIETLKEHENILTLTS from the coding sequence GTGGTTTGTGATGTTTGTAAACCGAGTACTAAAGGCTATAGTGTCTTCTTTCCAGATGCTCACTCAATGAACGTGCTCCTTAAATATTTAAAGGGCAGCTCGCCTGATGCATTCAAAATCGTGAATACTTGCACAGTCTGGCTACTAGAACCAGTCTTTTTTTCTTTTGTCGATTACGCAGCTGTACACCTCGGCGAATACGGAATAACAGCTGCAGAAGCTGATATATGGAATCCGGATAAAAATAAGAGCAGAAAAAAACCAATTCATCTATTCACAGAAGAAAGGGAGGCTGCTTGGATAGATCAGGTTATAGAAGAAAACAGGATTATCACACATTATCAGCCAATTGTCCGGATAGAAGACAGCAAACCGATAATTTATGGACATGAGCTGTTATCAAGAGGACTTGATGAATACGGGGCAATAATCCCTCCTAATAAACTGTTTGAGGCAGCGAGCTTGCGCAACCGCGTATTTTCATTAGATCGAGCTTGCCGTCTCCAATCTGTCCGCAATGCAGGCGTTGTAAAAGATAAGCTTGTTTTTATTAACTTTATCCCGACAGCTATTTATGTACCGGAGCACTGTCTTGCAAGTACATTTGCTTTAATTAAGGAACTTGGTGTGAAGCCATCACAAGTAGTATTTGAAGTAGTTGAAACAGATGACGTGCAAAATCTCGATCATTTAAAGTCTATTCTTGCTTATTATCGAAAACATGGTTTTAAGTATGCACTTGACGATGTGGGAACAGGCTATAACCAGATAGACAAATTGGAAAAAATGGAACCTGACGTTGTGAAGCTTGCGATTGAATATGTAAATGGTGTGAGCAAAGATTCACAGAAGCAACAGTTAGCACAAGAGGTGCTAATTCGCAGCAAAAGAATTGGTGCGCTCGCGCTCGCTGAAGGTGTTGAGCATATGGAAGACTTTCACTTTCTACAGGAAATGGGTTATGATCTGTTTCAAGGTTATTTATTTTCAAAACCTGCACAAAAACCGATGAGTGACACAGAGCTGATAGAAACGTTAAAGGAACATGAGAATATATTGACATTAACTTCATAA
- a CDS encoding MBL fold metallo-hydrolase has translation MTVNWNLRALEINLGGFTIFPTLIWNEKTAILVDTGMPGLLPVFKNEMSKLDVPFERLSAIILTHQDLDHIGSLPELTTVNPNLSVFAHEVEKPYIEGELPLIKMNGENMTAEKWAAIPDALKPLYENPPSAKVTNTLEDGAEVEGFPGIEVIATPGHTPGHVSLYVKQTKTLIAGDALTCSDGNLLGPAPQHTLNMDEALASVAKLLNYDIETVICYHGGIVSGKILQQLTEIIGK, from the coding sequence GTGACTGTAAATTGGAATTTAAGAGCATTAGAGATTAATCTTGGCGGCTTTACTATTTTTCCTACACTGATTTGGAATGAAAAGACGGCGATATTAGTCGATACTGGGATGCCAGGCTTGCTTCCTGTATTTAAAAATGAAATGTCAAAACTAGATGTTCCTTTTGAAAGGCTGTCAGCAATTATCCTAACACATCAAGACCTAGACCATATCGGCAGTCTGCCTGAATTGACAACAGTAAACCCTAATTTGTCTGTATTTGCTCATGAAGTGGAAAAACCTTATATAGAAGGAGAACTCCCCCTTATTAAGATGAACGGTGAAAATATGACAGCAGAAAAATGGGCGGCTATTCCAGATGCTTTGAAGCCGCTTTATGAAAACCCGCCATCAGCGAAAGTGACAAATACTCTTGAAGACGGTGCTGAGGTAGAGGGATTTCCTGGCATTGAAGTCATTGCTACACCTGGTCATACACCTGGCCATGTGAGCCTTTATGTTAAACAAACAAAAACATTGATTGCTGGTGATGCACTGACTTGTTCGGACGGCAACTTACTAGGACCAGCACCTCAGCATACATTGAATATGGATGAAGCACTAGCATCTGTTGCAAAACTTTTAAACTATGATATTGAAACAGTCATCTGCTATCATGGCGGTATCGTATCAGGAAAAATACTGCAACAATTAACAGAAATTATAGGTAAGTAA
- the queE gene encoding 7-carboxy-7-deazaguanine synthase QueE codes for MSKIPVLEIFGPTIQGEGMVVGRKTMFIRTAGCDYRCSWCDSAFTWDGTGKDDIIQMTAEEIWERLSELGGDRFDHVTISGGNPALLTNLRHFIELAKQKNIQLALETQGSKWQDWFEQIDDLTISPKPPSSGMKTNFSILDDIITKLSDANSLFSLKVVVFDEADYEYAIHVHQRYPNVPFYLQVGNDDITNGNNEELLQKLLTKYEWLIDLTMNTSEMNDVRVLPQLHALVWGNKRGV; via the coding sequence ATGAGCAAAATACCGGTGCTAGAGATTTTCGGGCCGACAATCCAAGGAGAAGGGATGGTTGTGGGCAGGAAAACAATGTTTATCCGCACTGCCGGGTGCGATTATCGCTGTTCGTGGTGCGATTCTGCTTTCACATGGGATGGCACAGGAAAAGATGATATTATCCAAATGACAGCAGAGGAAATTTGGGAACGATTATCTGAATTAGGCGGAGATCGCTTCGACCATGTCACTATTTCAGGGGGAAATCCAGCCCTGCTGACAAACCTTCGCCATTTCATTGAGCTGGCAAAGCAAAAAAATATCCAGTTGGCTTTAGAAACACAGGGAAGCAAATGGCAAGACTGGTTTGAGCAAATTGATGATCTGACCATTTCGCCTAAGCCGCCAAGCTCTGGAATGAAAACAAATTTTTCCATTTTAGATGACATCATCACGAAATTGTCAGATGCAAACAGCTTGTTCAGTTTGAAGGTGGTTGTTTTTGATGAAGCAGACTATGAATATGCTATTCATGTTCATCAACGCTACCCAAATGTGCCTTTTTATTTGCAAGTAGGCAATGATGACATTACAAATGGCAATAATGAAGAATTGCTGCAAAAGCTGTTAACGAAATATGAATGGCTGATTGACCTCACTATGAACACGAGTGAAATGAATGACGTTCGCGTTCTTCCGCAGCTTCATGCATTGGTTTGGGGAAATAAAAGAGGCGTTTAG
- the queD gene encoding 6-carboxytetrahydropterin synthase QueD, whose translation MDTNFFGFRIVENLQKIGQDIKKEELNYHQKRVLISKEFTFDAAHHLHCYEGKCKNLHGHTYKVILAVSGLTNDIGLVIDFGDLKNIWKEKIEVYLDHRYLNETLPHMNTTAENMVVWMYEKLNEELKQYNNDSQKLRVEYIKLYETPTSFAEARREWMG comes from the coding sequence ATGGACACTAATTTCTTCGGCTTTCGAATTGTGGAGAACCTGCAGAAAATCGGCCAGGACATAAAAAAAGAAGAGTTGAATTATCATCAGAAAAGAGTGCTAATCTCCAAGGAATTTACTTTCGATGCTGCACACCATCTTCACTGTTATGAAGGAAAATGCAAAAATCTACATGGGCACACATATAAAGTTATTCTAGCAGTGAGCGGTTTAACAAATGATATCGGACTTGTCATTGACTTTGGTGATCTGAAAAACATTTGGAAGGAAAAAATAGAAGTATATCTCGACCACCGCTATCTAAATGAAACACTGCCGCATATGAATACAACTGCAGAAAACATGGTTGTGTGGATGTATGAAAAATTAAATGAAGAATTAAAACAATACAATAATGACAGCCAAAAGCTGAGAGTAGAGTATATCAAGCTATATGAGACACCTACGAGTTTTGCAGAAGCAAGAAGGGAATGGATGGGATGA
- a CDS encoding FAD-dependent oxidoreductase, whose protein sequence is MDKHESLWRDTIKLPSFPKLTNDHETEICIVGGGITGLTAAYLLGKKGRRVTLLEADSLMSGTTGYTTAKITAQHGLIYDELKQNMGLKKAKLYYEANHNAMEFIKTAAEQLNIDCGLEKHDAILYAVSDEYENKVMKEHAAYKEIGIDCELRESIPFPIEVKAALVMKNQYQFHPLLFFKELLDKMDNVTIFEQTTATDVEEQQEKKAVVTRDGYKVHADKVISASHFPFYDANGFYFARMYPKRSYVVAVEEADKYPGGMYYSADTPSRSLRPVSHDGKRLILISGDSHKTGQDEDTTKHYEALKAFGREVLNSEKVYYEWSAQDLITLDKIPYVGLIKKGHDSIYVATGYRKWGITNGIAAALLLVDMVEGKQNPYEELYAPSRFYSDPSLRKFISINLDVAKHLIGGKLKPASDEEELSPDEASILRINGKKIGCYKDTDGNVHMVDTTCTHLGCEVAWNNGEKSWDCPCHGSRFSYDGEVLEGPADKPLQKYQ, encoded by the coding sequence ATGGACAAGCATGAATCATTATGGAGGGATACAATTAAACTTCCTTCCTTTCCTAAGCTCACTAACGATCATGAAACAGAGATTTGTATTGTCGGCGGAGGTATTACTGGTTTAACTGCCGCCTATTTACTTGGAAAAAAAGGACGTCGTGTCACACTGCTGGAAGCTGATAGCTTGATGAGTGGAACAACAGGATACACGACAGCAAAAATTACGGCGCAGCATGGACTTATTTATGATGAATTGAAGCAAAACATGGGATTAAAAAAAGCGAAGCTCTATTATGAAGCAAATCATAACGCCATGGAATTTATAAAAACAGCAGCTGAACAATTAAATATCGACTGTGGACTAGAGAAACATGATGCTATCCTTTATGCAGTATCTGATGAATATGAAAATAAGGTAATGAAAGAGCATGCTGCCTACAAAGAAATTGGCATAGATTGTGAACTGCGTGAGTCCATACCTTTTCCAATTGAAGTGAAGGCCGCATTAGTAATGAAAAATCAGTATCAATTCCACCCACTTCTGTTTTTCAAAGAATTACTAGATAAAATGGATAATGTAACAATATTTGAACAGACAACAGCAACAGATGTGGAGGAACAACAGGAGAAAAAAGCAGTAGTTACTAGGGACGGCTACAAGGTACATGCAGATAAGGTAATCAGCGCCTCTCACTTTCCTTTTTATGATGCAAATGGCTTTTATTTTGCCCGTATGTATCCAAAAAGATCTTATGTCGTTGCTGTGGAGGAAGCAGATAAATATCCTGGCGGTATGTACTACAGTGCTGATACTCCTTCAAGATCGCTCCGTCCGGTTTCACATGACGGCAAAAGATTAATTTTAATTAGCGGAGACAGCCATAAAACGGGACAGGATGAAGATACTACTAAGCATTATGAAGCACTTAAAGCGTTTGGACGAGAGGTTCTTAACAGTGAAAAGGTATATTATGAATGGTCGGCACAAGACTTGATTACACTTGATAAGATCCCATATGTAGGACTTATTAAAAAGGGGCATGACTCGATTTATGTAGCCACAGGCTATCGGAAATGGGGCATTACAAACGGGATAGCAGCAGCTTTGTTGCTTGTTGATATGGTTGAAGGTAAACAAAATCCATACGAGGAGTTGTATGCTCCTTCCCGTTTTTATTCTGACCCATCTTTGCGAAAATTCATCAGCATAAATTTAGATGTTGCAAAGCATCTTATTGGCGGAAAGCTGAAACCTGCCAGCGATGAGGAGGAATTGTCTCCAGATGAAGCATCCATTCTCCGCATAAACGGAAAAAAAATTGGCTGTTATAAAGACACTGATGGCAATGTTCATATGGTTGATACAACCTGCACCCATCTTGGCTGTGAGGTCGCTTGGAATAATGGGGAAAAATCATGGGATTGCCCGTGTCACGGCTCGAGATTCTCTTATGATGGCGAAGTGCTGGAAGGCCCTGCCGATAAACCGCTGCAAAAATATCAATAA
- the queC gene encoding 7-cyano-7-deazaguanine synthase QueC, whose protein sequence is MLRDEKAVVVFSGGQDSTTCLFWALETFKEVEAVTFNYNQRHKAEIQCAIDIAAEVGVKHHILDMELLNQLAPNALTRSDIEVKEGENGELPSTFVPGRNLVFLSFAAILASQIGAKHIITGVCETDFSGYPDCRDSFIKSLNVTLNLSMDTSFVIHTPLMWLDKAETWKLADDLGRLDYVREKTLTCYEGVIGDGCGECPSCLLRKAGLDKYLEGKKEAHV, encoded by the coding sequence ATGTTAAGAGATGAAAAAGCAGTTGTTGTATTCAGCGGAGGCCAGGACAGCACTACATGCCTGTTTTGGGCTTTGGAAACATTCAAAGAGGTAGAAGCTGTTACCTTTAATTATAATCAAAGACACAAAGCAGAAATTCAATGTGCAATTGATATTGCTGCAGAGGTTGGTGTGAAACATCATATTCTAGATATGGAATTATTAAATCAGCTGGCACCGAACGCATTGACTCGAAGTGATATTGAAGTGAAAGAAGGCGAAAATGGGGAGCTTCCTTCTACATTTGTTCCAGGCAGAAATCTTGTCTTCTTGTCTTTTGCGGCTATTTTAGCAAGCCAAATTGGTGCAAAGCATATCATTACAGGCGTTTGTGAAACAGATTTCAGCGGATATCCTGATTGCCGTGATTCCTTCATTAAATCCCTTAATGTAACACTTAATCTTTCCATGGACACATCCTTTGTCATTCATACACCTTTAATGTGGCTGGATAAGGCGGAAACGTGGAAGCTTGCAGACGATTTAGGCAGACTGGACTATGTGAGAGAAAAGACGTTGACATGCTATGAAGGAGTAATCGGCGACGGCTGTGGAGAATGTCCTTCATGCTTGCTTAGAAAAGCAGGACTAGATAAATATCTTGAAGGAAAGAAAGAGGCACATGTATAA